The Anabaena sp. PCC 7108 region AAAAGATAACAGTCTCTGGTGGAACTTAAGTACCAGTTTTAGCATTTTAGTAGGGCGTTACATTCCCATTATTGCCATCCTCCTCTTGGCTGATAGTATGTCCCGCAAACCGAAACAACCAGAAACCCGTGCTACCCTCAGAACTGATTCTCTCCTATTTACAACTGTCACCGCCGGCGTAACCATCATTTTAGGAGTACTGACTTTCTTCCCAGTTTTAGCTTTAGGGCCTATAGCCGAAGGTTTTAAATTAGCCTCTGGAAGTTAGGCGACACGGAGATGGGGAGACGCGGAGATGGGGAGACGCGGAGACGCGGAGACACAGGGACGCGGAGATGGGGAGACACAGGGACGCGGAGATGGGGAGACACAGGGACGCGGAGATGGGGAGACACAGGGACGCGGAGATGGGGAGACACGGAGACACGGAGACACAGGGACGCGGAGACACGGAGACAGGAAAAAACTTAATCACCAATCACCAATCACCAATCACCAATCACCAATCACCAATCACCAATCACCAATCACCAATCACCAATCACCAAATATATGAATTCAGCTGCAACTACTCCAAAACCTAAATCTTCCCGTCCTCGTCCTAGCGATCGCCGTCAAAAACGCCAAAAAAAACGGGTAAGTACCCAGGGACTATACACTAGAGCAATTAGGGATACGTTTGTTAAGCTGCATCCCCAATATGTGATCAAAAATCCTGTCATGTTTCTGGTTTGGGTGGGAACCATCATCACCCTAGCCGCAACGATATATCCCCCAATATTTGGGACAGTTAACCAGAAAAACCCGGAACTTTTCAACGGCTTGATCACAGTGATTTTGTTCTTCACCATTGTGTTTGCCAATTTTGCCGAAGCTTTAGCTGAAGGACGAGGTAAAGCCCAAGCAGATGCCTTACGATCCACAAAATCAGAAACCATCGCCAAAAAAATCGTCGTCGATGGCACAATCACAGAAGTCTCATCTAGCAGCCTTAAAAAAGGTGATACTGTCTACGTCGTAGCAGGTGATATCATCCCCGCTGATGGTGAAGTGATTTTGGGTGTTGCTTCCGTCGATGAATCAGCCATTACTGGGGAATCGGCACCAGTTCTCAAGGAATCAGGTTCAGATGTTGCCAGTTCTGTTACTGGTGGTACTCGCATCATCTCCGATGAATTAATTATCCGCATTACCGCTGACCCCGGTAAAGGCTTTATTGACCGGATGATTGCCTTAGTCGAAGGTACAGAACGCCGCAAAACACCTAATGAAATAGCCTTGACGGTACTGCTGGCAGTTCTCAGCCTGATATTTTTATGTGTGGTCGCAACAATACCTGCCTTCGCTTATTATGTGAACAGTCCAGTCAGCGTACCCACACTCATTGCCCTTTTAGTCGCCCTGATTCCCACCACCATTGGCGGCTTACTCAGCGCCATTGGCATCGCAGGTATGGATCGCGTCGCTCAATTTAACGTCATTGCTACTTCAGGAAGGGCAGTTGAAGCTTGTGGGGATGTCAGTACTATTCTACTAGATAAGACGGGTACAATCACACTTGGAAACCGCTTGGCAGAAGCTTTTATTCCTATCAGCGGTCATACAATGGACGAAATTGCCAATATCGTCTTAGCAGCTACTATATTCGACGATACTCCAGAAGGTAAATCTATCATCCGACTAGCAGAAAGGTTAGGCGCAAAGTTTGACCTAGACCGAAAAAAATCACAAGGAGTAGAATTTTCCGCCAAAACTCGCATGAGTGGCACTAATTTACCAGGTGGGAGGGAAGTAAGAAAAGGCTCAGTTGCTGCAATTAAAGGGTTTGTCACTTCCCGCAATGGCCGCGCCACCCTAGAACTGGATACTGCTTACGAACAAGTTTCCCAGCAAGGAGGTACACCACTCGCCGTTTGCCTAGATAATGAAATTTACGGTGTAATTTATCTCAAAGATATTGTCAAGCCTGGAATCCGTGAACGGTTTGACCAAGTGCGGCGAATGGGAGTGCGTACCGTAATGCTCACTGGAGACAACCACATTACTGCTGCTGTCATTGCTAAAGAGGCTGGAGTAGATCAATTCATCGCTGAAGCCACACCAGAAGACAAAATCAGCATCATTCAAAGAGAGCAAGCTGAGGGTAAACTAGTAGCAATGACGGGAGACGGGACTAATGATGCTCCCGCTTTAGCACAAGCTAATGTTGGCATGGCTATGAATACAGGTACTCAAGCCGCCAAAGAAGCAGCAAATATGGTGGATTTGGACTCTGACCCCACAAAATTGATTGATATCATTGGCATTGGTAAACAATTGTTGATTACTCGTGGGGCTTTGACGACATTTTCTATCGCTAATGATATTGCTAAATATTTTGCCATCATCCCAGTAATTTTTGCGGCTGCTAATCTAGAAAGCTTGAATA contains the following coding sequences:
- the kdpB gene encoding potassium-transporting ATPase subunit KdpB, which produces MNSAATTPKPKSSRPRPSDRRQKRQKKRVSTQGLYTRAIRDTFVKLHPQYVIKNPVMFLVWVGTIITLAATIYPPIFGTVNQKNPELFNGLITVILFFTIVFANFAEALAEGRGKAQADALRSTKSETIAKKIVVDGTITEVSSSSLKKGDTVYVVAGDIIPADGEVILGVASVDESAITGESAPVLKESGSDVASSVTGGTRIISDELIIRITADPGKGFIDRMIALVEGTERRKTPNEIALTVLLAVLSLIFLCVVATIPAFAYYVNSPVSVPTLIALLVALIPTTIGGLLSAIGIAGMDRVAQFNVIATSGRAVEACGDVSTILLDKTGTITLGNRLAEAFIPISGHTMDEIANIVLAATIFDDTPEGKSIIRLAERLGAKFDLDRKKSQGVEFSAKTRMSGTNLPGGREVRKGSVAAIKGFVTSRNGRATLELDTAYEQVSQQGGTPLAVCLDNEIYGVIYLKDIVKPGIRERFDQVRRMGVRTVMLTGDNHITAAVIAKEAGVDQFIAEATPEDKISIIQREQAEGKLVAMTGDGTNDAPALAQANVGMAMNTGTQAAKEAANMVDLDSDPTKLIDIIGIGKQLLITRGALTTFSIANDIAKYFAIIPVIFAAANLESLNIMKLTSANSAVLSALIYNALIIPALIPLALKGVKFRPLTTNQFLQRNILIYGLGGVIAPFIAIKFLDILITLVGLA